The region AAAGTCGGGTCTAGAGGAGTTCAAGGATAGAAATAACCAAGACTCATCTCAGCTACAGTACAAATAGAAGCCGATCCCCTTTCATTTATTTCTTTGTATTCTCTTTCATATTCCATTTCTTCATTCCCTTCTATGCGACTCTCTAGAGTTCATCTAAGTGATGTGCGCGATACAAAGTTCACGGTACAGAACCCTTGTTGTTCATCCTATTGTCTCGGCTCGTCCGAAATAAAATAAATATAAATAAAAAAGTCTCTTCAAAAATCGAGAATCTCAATGATGTATTGTCTTTTATTTCTTTTTATTTATTAGCCTATCCATAAGAATACGAATGAAACCTCAATTCCTCTGTTTGAGCTAGAAGAGAATGTACAAATATTCCTTGAATATTCGAAGTTGTAATTAGTTTCTTATCATTCAATGAGCGTCTTGTATTTCATAAAAATTGGGGGCAATGTAATCCTTACGTAAAGGCCACCCTATCCAACTTTCGGGCATTAAGATACGTTTCAGTCGTGGATGATTTTCATAAGAGATTCCCAACATGTCATAAGATTCTCGTTCTTGAAAATCCGAACTTTTCCAAACCCAGAAAACAGACGGAATTCTAGGGTTACTCCTTGGAGCAAATACTTTTATACATACCTCTTCCGGTTGATCTACACCATACTCTATTCTCGTAAGATGATACACACTGGCTAACAGTCCGCCTGGTGCTACATCATAGGCACATTGGGAACGTAGATAATTGTAACCATATACATATAAAATAACAGCAATGGAATGCCAATCCTCAGGCTTTATTTGTAAAGTCTCTATTCCTTGGTAATCGAAGCCCAAAGATCTATGAACTAGCCCGTGTTTGACTAGCCAAACAGACAAACGACCCTGCATCTTTTTATCTCTCCCGCACTTTTCTTTTTTATTTGTCATTTTTATAAGATAAGTATTTCGCATTTATGATGAAATCGAATTTATGAAGATTAATTCGTTGTCTGTTTCTGTAAAAAAAAAAAATCCTACCTAATTTACTAATTCGTGGGAAGATAGTGAACCCTTGTAGTTGAAAAATGTTTCAGGAGGAATCTCTGAAGTAGATGGTGGTTGATAGAGCAATCCTTGATTATAATTTCCAGTACGAGTACTGCGTAC is a window of Gossypium hirsutum chloroplast, complete genome DNA encoding:
- the ndhJ gene encoding NADH dehydrogenase subunit J: MQGRLSVWLVKHGLVHRSLGFDYQGIETLQIKPEDWHSIAVILYVYGYNYLRSQCAYDVAPGGLLASVYHLTRIEYGVDQPEEVCIKVFAPRSNPRIPSVFWVWKSSDFQERESYDMLGISYENHPRLKRILMPESWIGWPLRKDYIAPNFYEIQDAH